The Dyella caseinilytica genome has a window encoding:
- a CDS encoding tyrosine-type recombinase/integrase yields MSLTDTGIRKAKPSDKPQKLADGGGLYLLLNPNGSRWWRYKFRFEGKEKLLSLGTYPETSLAEARDRHAAARKQLQAGIDPGAHRKAEKVAGVERAANSFAVVAEEWLAKQQNMSAATLEKARWTFDSLVNPWIGSRPISEIDAPEMLKVLQRIEERGAHETAHRTKQRCGQIFRYAIATGRARHDPTADLRGALTPAKVKHRAAITDPAKMGELLRAIDGYTGGLVVRTALKLAPLLFVRPGELRQAEWKEFDLDVGQWRIPANKMKMREPHIVPLPDQAVSTLQELQPLTGRSQYVFPGERSRQRPMSDAAINAALRRMGFDKDTMTGHGFRAMASTRLNEMGWSADVIERQLAHAERNKVRAAYNRAQYLTERKSMMQAWADYLDGLRAGNVVGIHKKRSTNG; encoded by the coding sequence ATGTCCCTCACCGACACCGGCATCCGCAAAGCCAAGCCTAGCGATAAGCCACAGAAGCTCGCAGATGGTGGCGGGTTATATCTGCTACTCAACCCGAACGGCTCTCGCTGGTGGCGCTACAAATTCCGATTCGAGGGCAAGGAAAAACTGCTGTCACTTGGCACGTATCCTGAAACCAGTCTGGCTGAAGCACGCGACAGGCACGCCGCTGCGCGCAAACAACTGCAGGCCGGCATAGACCCAGGCGCACACCGCAAAGCTGAGAAGGTTGCCGGCGTGGAGCGTGCTGCCAACAGCTTCGCTGTCGTCGCGGAGGAATGGCTCGCGAAGCAACAGAACATGTCCGCCGCGACACTTGAAAAGGCTCGCTGGACATTCGATAGCCTAGTCAATCCATGGATAGGTAGCCGGCCTATCTCCGAGATTGATGCCCCAGAGATGCTCAAAGTGCTCCAGCGGATCGAAGAGCGGGGCGCACACGAAACCGCACATCGGACCAAGCAACGATGTGGGCAGATTTTCCGCTACGCGATTGCCACAGGACGCGCTCGGCACGACCCTACTGCGGACCTAAGAGGTGCCTTGACACCTGCGAAGGTTAAACATCGTGCAGCGATCACGGACCCTGCCAAAATGGGCGAGCTGCTGCGCGCCATCGACGGCTACACCGGCGGCCTAGTCGTGCGCACTGCCCTGAAGCTGGCGCCCTTGCTATTCGTCCGCCCTGGTGAGCTAAGACAAGCCGAGTGGAAGGAGTTCGACCTAGACGTCGGCCAGTGGCGCATCCCGGCCAACAAAATGAAGATGCGGGAACCACATATCGTCCCCTTGCCCGACCAAGCCGTATCCACGCTCCAGGAGCTGCAACCACTGACGGGCCGCAGCCAGTACGTCTTTCCTGGTGAGCGCAGTCGGCAGCGTCCCATGTCCGATGCGGCAATCAACGCCGCTCTGCGCCGCATGGGGTTCGATAAGGACACGATGACTGGCCACGGTTTTCGTGCCATGGCATCAACCCGGCTAAATGAAATGGGATGGTCTGCTGACGTGATCGAGCGCCAGCTTGCGCATGCTGAGCGAAACAAGGTTCGCGCTGCCTATAACCGCGCCCAATATCTGACTGAGCGCAAGAGCATGATGCAAGCATGGGCAGATTACTTAGATGGCCTGAGAGCTGGCAACGTAGTAGGAATCCACAAAAAAAGATCGACTAACGGGTGA
- a CDS encoding helix-turn-helix transcriptional regulator: MNLSDTPHTPPDQPHFEWVFLALQRIFAAVNAADNRHGKPRRQAVRAKAACEIVGLGRSNFFARQNPKDSAWDPTFPRSFKLGATPHSPTVWFVDELEAWLEQRAALRSR; encoded by the coding sequence ATGAACCTCAGCGATACACCCCATACACCTCCAGACCAGCCCCATTTCGAGTGGGTGTTTCTGGCTTTGCAGCGCATTTTTGCTGCAGTGAATGCGGCCGACAACCGCCATGGTAAACCCCGCCGCCAAGCCGTTCGCGCCAAAGCCGCTTGCGAGATTGTCGGCCTGGGGCGCAGCAATTTCTTCGCACGCCAGAATCCCAAAGATTCCGCTTGGGACCCCACCTTCCCCCGCTCGTTCAAGTTGGGCGCCACACCGCATAGTCCTACCGTGTGGTTCGTCGACGAGCTGGAAGCCTGGCTCGAACAACGCGCTGCGCTGCGCTCGCGCTAA
- a CDS encoding DUF3987 domain-containing protein: MNQAFNAKIPNVLFGPKHPKQQIVELDFEALSEQLMGDGLLGHLLRVGECPVWALSIGARDAFLEFQKNTSAPPAVILGELLAAMAAALQLAYRVKKLDGVIDLLSLFIIVASETGSGKSLVDRPLIKAFMNHQSALSQKFNDANLRYKREMAKWNAKKKGKAQRVTNLTVRGLQEDDPDLADADKALDDHMTGEPIKPKEPDMLKTDASISDILDTMHHGEKAIFLISDEGESLLKGTIKDGQPDLNHMLDGKPIRHGRRNFKIRIDQPIISMAVATYPKALEKFIAKYGEEAIERGFLGRCLIALVDQKDVTMPEPITNPPWTYVDLFCDTLECKLNEGNTSASTDGFTPTVLHLSPDASRILTEWMEMIQPLMARDGLWRAAKLLSKKSPQLITRVAGILHVFDGSNETEIPADTVKRAIQIVEWYLSQACRIFMVKPLAEKLKKIVKILHTWWNDGHDPVTGYPYENRAMVPKNYVLQHSHMPVEELDALLEMLREFKIFTFYRPTGKTYLDLNVHLFPYGPVL; encoded by the coding sequence ATGAATCAGGCGTTCAATGCGAAGATCCCAAACGTCCTTTTTGGCCCTAAGCATCCGAAGCAGCAGATCGTCGAATTGGACTTCGAGGCGCTGTCCGAGCAACTGATGGGAGATGGCCTTCTCGGCCATCTCCTTCGAGTTGGTGAGTGTCCTGTCTGGGCACTGTCTATTGGCGCGCGTGACGCCTTCCTTGAATTTCAGAAGAACACCAGCGCACCTCCCGCCGTCATCCTGGGCGAATTGTTGGCAGCCATGGCTGCCGCCCTCCAACTGGCCTATCGCGTCAAGAAGTTGGACGGCGTAATTGATCTGCTCTCGCTGTTCATCATCGTGGCATCAGAAACTGGGAGTGGCAAATCGCTCGTGGATCGCCCCTTGATTAAAGCATTCATGAACCACCAGTCAGCCCTATCCCAAAAATTCAACGATGCCAACTTGCGATATAAGCGCGAGATGGCTAAGTGGAACGCAAAGAAGAAGGGCAAGGCTCAGCGCGTAACCAATCTAACCGTGCGCGGACTTCAGGAAGACGACCCCGACCTTGCTGATGCCGATAAGGCGCTGGACGACCACATGACCGGAGAACCGATCAAACCAAAAGAGCCGGACATGCTGAAGACCGACGCATCCATCAGCGACATCCTCGACACGATGCATCATGGCGAGAAGGCCATTTTCCTCATTAGCGACGAAGGCGAGTCCTTGCTTAAAGGCACGATTAAGGACGGTCAACCGGATCTGAACCATATGCTGGATGGCAAACCTATCCGTCACGGTCGGAGGAACTTCAAGATCCGCATTGATCAACCGATCATATCCATGGCGGTTGCCACCTATCCCAAGGCACTTGAAAAGTTCATCGCCAAATACGGCGAAGAAGCCATTGAAAGGGGGTTCTTAGGTCGTTGCTTAATCGCTCTGGTTGACCAGAAGGATGTCACGATGCCCGAACCCATCACCAATCCTCCCTGGACGTATGTAGACCTCTTCTGCGATACGCTTGAATGCAAGCTCAACGAAGGCAATACGTCGGCATCTACCGACGGCTTCACGCCGACGGTACTTCATTTGAGCCCTGATGCATCTCGCATACTCACCGAATGGATGGAGATGATTCAGCCACTTATGGCGCGAGATGGATTGTGGCGCGCTGCCAAGCTTCTCTCCAAAAAGTCACCACAGCTCATCACTCGTGTTGCCGGCATTCTTCACGTATTCGACGGTAGCAACGAGACGGAGATTCCCGCCGACACCGTAAAACGTGCCATTCAGATCGTAGAATGGTATTTATCCCAAGCGTGTCGAATTTTCATGGTGAAGCCCCTGGCTGAAAAGCTCAAGAAGATCGTCAAGATCCTGCATACGTGGTGGAACGATGGTCACGACCCTGTGACTGGCTATCCCTACGAAAACCGGGCAATGGTTCCAAAGAACTATGTTCTTCAACATTCCCATATGCCGGTCGAAGAGCTTGACGCTCTGCTTGAGATGTTGCGCGAGTTTAAAATCTTCACCTTTTATCGTCCCACGGGGAAAACCTATTTGGACCTCAACGTCCACCTTTTTCCCTACGGCCCGGTACTTTGA
- a CDS encoding YagK/YfjJ domain-containing protein: protein MRLMIGVVPSQPLSKQEMLMNSFIDPQASPFDANAPIQEMENEIEVRERNYQRVSKGRVHISSDRAVVTHEQDCLLWLKRMEKLSMRIAHRNETATRAVKRRTLSGLVIGVTHELTSLGEAVWGLCREGIPLIEMKCPSSRHKGVHSSPVLPLSVIDELAHTEPMPVQFNPFITVILRACQRAIPTLRAYGDNSHTLNVTNEQVRHKLHWVVRFVRRVAHTARFKQIESNRIRLEKQNFEHCCQYMASAFAEYSKLLVLRVDLYIRQTENTWADTRLAEQCMERYLRALDEGRIVPDVKRRIWKRECGFDRGIHYHLLVALDGHKHQSAGALTKLLGDTWVERCGPLRASYFNCYVRRHEYLYNGLGSVHISDWKMLMGIRYAIRYVVKGDGYVMTGFTRNLRKGDTPKDKSQPKRGAPRKDGHDMWLVNAVLGNPMTKKNLKLPAPVAKSINAPGYKMRLDSRGDRPSINQQHKRPHLS from the coding sequence ATGCGCCTGATGATCGGCGTCGTTCCCTCACAACCACTGTCAAAGCAAGAGATGCTCATGAATTCCTTCATTGATCCACAAGCCAGTCCATTCGATGCGAACGCCCCGATACAGGAAATGGAGAACGAGATCGAAGTGCGTGAAAGAAACTATCAACGAGTATCCAAGGGCCGCGTCCACATCAGCAGTGACCGGGCAGTTGTCACCCATGAGCAAGATTGCCTTCTGTGGCTAAAACGCATGGAGAAGCTTTCCATGCGTATCGCGCATAGAAACGAAACAGCCACCAGGGCAGTCAAAAGGCGCACCCTGTCAGGTTTAGTCATAGGCGTCACGCATGAGCTCACCTCACTGGGTGAAGCCGTGTGGGGCCTTTGCCGTGAAGGCATTCCCCTAATCGAAATGAAATGCCCGAGCAGTCGCCATAAGGGAGTGCATTCATCACCGGTACTGCCATTGTCCGTAATCGACGAATTGGCCCACACGGAGCCCATGCCGGTTCAGTTCAATCCGTTCATCACCGTGATACTAAGGGCCTGCCAGCGCGCCATCCCGACACTGAGAGCCTATGGCGATAACAGCCATACCCTCAACGTCACCAACGAACAGGTTCGACATAAGCTGCACTGGGTGGTTCGCTTTGTACGACGTGTCGCGCACACAGCACGCTTCAAGCAGATCGAATCGAACCGCATCAGACTTGAGAAACAGAACTTTGAGCATTGCTGCCAGTACATGGCCTCAGCATTCGCAGAGTACTCCAAACTTCTTGTACTGCGTGTAGACCTGTATATCCGCCAAACTGAGAATACGTGGGCAGATACCCGGCTGGCTGAACAGTGCATGGAGCGCTATCTACGGGCACTGGATGAAGGCCGCATCGTGCCGGACGTGAAGCGTCGCATCTGGAAGCGCGAATGCGGCTTTGACCGTGGCATCCATTACCACCTCTTGGTCGCCCTCGATGGTCATAAGCACCAGAGTGCCGGCGCTCTGACAAAGCTCCTCGGTGATACGTGGGTAGAGCGATGCGGTCCATTACGAGCAAGCTACTTCAATTGCTACGTACGTCGGCACGAATACCTCTACAACGGACTTGGTTCCGTCCACATCAGCGACTGGAAGATGCTAATGGGCATTCGCTACGCCATCCGCTACGTGGTCAAAGGCGATGGCTACGTCATGACCGGATTTACGCGCAACCTTCGCAAGGGCGACACGCCAAAAGATAAAAGCCAACCGAAGCGAGGTGCGCCACGCAAGGATGGGCATGACATGTGGCTAGTCAACGCCGTCCTTGGGAACCCCATGACCAAGAAAAACCTTAAGCTTCCCGCTCCTGTGGCAAAAAGTATTAACGCGCCAGGCTACAAGATGCGGCTCGATAGCAGGGGAGATCGACCATCAATCAACCAGCAGCATAAAAGGCCGCACCTTTCGTAG